One window of Medicago truncatula cultivar Jemalong A17 chromosome 2, MtrunA17r5.0-ANR, whole genome shotgun sequence genomic DNA carries:
- the LOC25487531 gene encoding peptidyl-prolyl cis-trans isomerase CYP71, translating into MEEHENGANASEDEPIVGPGPPPPPRARPKRPLQFEQAYLDALPSANMYEKSYMHRDVVTHVAVSAAEFFITGSADGHLKFWKKRPIGIEFAKHFRSHLGPIEGLAVSIDGLLCCTISNDRSVKVYDVVNFDMMVMIRLPYIPGAIEWVYNQGDVKASLAISDRNSSFVHIYDARSGSNDPIISKEIHMGPIKVMKFNPVYDTVISADIKGIIEYWNPTTLQFPEDEVNFKVRSDTNLFEIVKCKTSVSAIEVSPDGKQFSITSPDRRIRVFWFKSGKLRRVYDESLEVAQDLQRSDAPLYRLEAIDFGRRMAVEKEIEKTESAPQPNAVFDDSSNFLIYATLLGIKIVNLHTNKVARILGKVENNDRFLRIALYHGERSSKKVRKIPSAAANANESKEPLTDPTLLCCAFKKHRIYLFSRREPEEPEDATKGRDVFNEKPPADELLAVSDIGKSLTTSLPENVIMHTTMGDIHMKLYPEECPKSVENFTTHCKNGYYDNLIFHRVIKGFMIQTGDPLGDGTGGQSIWGREFEDEFHKSLRHDRPFTLSMANAGPNTNGSQFFITTVATPWLDNKHTVFGRVVRGMDVVQAIEKVKTDKTDKPYQDVKILNVTVPKS; encoded by the exons ATGGAGGAGCATGAAAATGGCGCAAATGCAAGCGAAGACGAACCCATAGTTGGACCCGGTCCACCTCCACCTCCTCGTGCTCGACCCAAACGCCCTCTCCAGTTCGAACAAGCTTATCTCGACGCTTTACCTTCCGCTAACAT GTACGAGAAAAGTTACATGCATCGTGATGTGGTTACACATGTTGCTGTTTCGGCTGCAGAGTTTTTTATTACTGGAAGTGCCGATG GGCATTTGAAGTTTTGGAAGAAAAGGCCTATTGGTATTGAGTTTGCAAAACACTTCAGATCTCATCTTGGTCCTATTGAGGGTCTAGCT GTTAGTATTGATGGTCTGCTTTGCTGTACAATATCAAATGACCGTTCCGTAAAAGTATACGATGTAGTTAACTTTGatatgatggtgatgattcggTTGCCATACATTCCTGGTGCTATTGAATGGGTTTACAATCAAGGGGATGTCAAAGCTAGTCTTGCCATTAGTGATAGGAACTCCTCTTTTGTTCACATATATGATGCACGATCTGGTTCAAATGATCCCATCATCTCCAAAGAG ATTCATATGGGTCCTATTAAAGTTATGAAGTTCAATCCTGTGTACGATACTGTAATTTCGGCAGATATAAAGGGTATTATTGAATACTGGAACCCTACAACACTCCAGTTCCCGGAGGATGA GGTGAATTTTAAGGTCAGAAGTGATACTAACCTCTTTGAAATAGTAAAATGCAAGACTTCTGTTTCAGCTATTGAG GTCAGCCCAGATGGTAAACAATTTTCCATTACATCACCTGACCGTAGGATACGTGTGTTTTGGTTCAAATCGGGTAAACTAAGGCGTGTTTATGATGAATCCCTGGAG gTTGCTCAAGATCTCCAAAGAAGTGATGCTCCATTATATCGATTGGAAGCCATTGATTTTGGTCGAAGAATGGCTGTTgagaaagaaatagagaagacAGAAAGTGCACCACAACCAAATGCAGTTTTTGACGATAGTTCCAACTTTCTTATATATGCAACCTTGCTAGGGATTAAA ATTGTTAATTTGCACACCAATAAAGTCGCTCGAATACTTGGAAAGGTGGAGAATAATGATAGGTTCTTAAGAATAGCTTTATATCATGGTGAACGAAGTAGCAAAAAAGTTAGAAAGATTCCTTCAGCAGCTGCGAATGCTAATGAGAGCAAAGAGCCTTTGACAGACCCCACTCTCCTATGTTGTGCATTCAAAAAGCACAGAATATATTTATTCAG TCGAAGAGAGCCCGAGGAGCCTGAAGATGCAACTAAGGGAAGAGATGTGTTCAATGAAAAGCCTCCTGCTGATGAACTTTTGGCAGTTTCTGATATTGGAAAGTCACTTACAACTTCACTTCCTGAGAATGTG ATTATGCATACCACTATGGGTGATATTCATATGAAACTATACCCAGAGGAATGTCCAAAATCTGTGGAAAACTTTACAACTCACTGCAAAAATGGCTATTATGACAATCTTATATTTCACAGGGTCATTAAAGGCTTCATGATACAAACAGGAGATCCTTTAGGAGACGGCACTGGTGGGCAATCCATTTGGGGAAGAGAGTTTGAAGATGAATTTCATAAAAG TTTAAGGCATGATAGGCCTTTCACATTGTCAATGGCAAATGCGGGACCAAATACAAATGGTTCTCAGTTTTTTATCACCACAGTGGCTACTCCATGGTTGGACAACAAGCACACTGTATTTGGTAGAGTCGTTAGGGGAATGGACGTTGTCCAG GCTATAGAAAAAGTGAAGACAGACAAGACAGATAAGCCATATCAAgatgttaaaattttaaatgtcaCTGTACCAAAGTCTTGA
- the LOC25487532 gene encoding 60S acidic ribosomal protein P2-2 isoform X2 — translation MKIIVAYLLAVLGGNQSPSAADLKQILGSVGVEAEDCNIELLLSEVKGKDFAELIASGREKLASVPSGGGAVAVSAATGGGAAAAAPAAEAKEEKKVEEKEESDDDMGFSLFD, via the exons ATGAAGATTATCGTTGCTTACTTATTGGCCGTTTTGGGAGGCAACCAATCCCCTTCTGCTGCTGATCTTAAACAAATTCTTGGATCAG TTGGAGTTGAAGCTGAGGATTGCAACATTGAGTTGCTCCTAAGTGAAGTCAAGGGCAAGGACTTTGCTGAGCTTATTGCCAGTGGAAGAGAAAAGTTGGCTTCAGTTCCATCAGGTGGTGGTGCTGTTGCTGTTTCTGCTGCAACTGGAGGAggtgctgctgctgctgcacCTGCTGCCGAAGCAAAGGAAGAGAAGAAGGTGGAAGAGAAGGAAGAATCCGATGAT GATATGGGATTCAGCTTATTCGATTAA
- the LOC25487532 gene encoding 60S acidic ribosomal protein P2-1 isoform X1 encodes MKIIAAYLLAVLGGNQSPSASDLKQILGSVGVEAEDCNIELLLSEVKGKDFAELIASGREKLASVPSGGGAVAVSAATGGGAAAAAPAAEAKEEKKVEEKEESDDDMGFSLFD; translated from the exons ATGAAGATTATCGCTGCTTACTTGTTGGCCGTTTTGGGAGGCAACCAATCCCCTTCTGCTTCTGATCTAAAGCAAATTCTTGGATCAG TTGGAGTTGAAGCTGAGGATTGCAACATTGAGTTGCTCCTAAGTGAAGTCAAGGGCAAGGACTTTGCTGAGCTTATTGCCAGTGGAAGAGAAAAGTTGGCTTCAGTTCCATCAGGTGGTGGTGCTGTTGCTGTTTCTGCTGCAACTGGAGGAggtgctgctgctgctgcacCTGCTGCCGAAGCAAAGGAAGAGAAGAAGGTGGAAGAGAAGGAAGAATCCGATGAT GATATGGGATTCAGCTTATTCGATTAA
- the LOC25487536 gene encoding flagellar radial spoke protein 5 isoform X1, whose translation MAVISSHNLFSTFTRFNSSSRINPHSQTTNSARLIRIRCSGDLSTCATNTVENQQRVKLSNGNDSLEICRVLNGMWQTSGGWGRIDRDDAVEAMLRYADSGLSTFDMADHYGPAEDLYGIFINRVRRERPPEFLEQVRGLTKWVPPPVKMTSSFVRDNINVSRKRMDVESLDMLQFHWWDYSNSGYLDALKHLTDLKGEGKIKTIALTNFDTERLQIILENEIPIVSNQVQHSLVDMRPQQKMAELCQLTGVKLITYGTVMGGLLSEKFLDTNINIPFAGPAINTPSLSKYKRMVDAWGGWGLFQGLLRTLKQVSTKHGVSIATVAVKYILDQPAVAGSMVGVRLGLSEHIQDCNAIFSLVLDEEDVNSIREAAGKGKDLLKVIGDCGDEYRRA comes from the exons atGGCAGTTATATCAAGCCACAACCTATTCTCCACTTTCACTCGCTTCAACAGCTCATCAAGAATCAATCCCCACTCACAAACAACCAACAGCGCAAGATTGATTCGAATTCGATGCAGTGGTGATTTGAGCACATGTGCTACGAACACGGTTGAGAATCAGCAGAGAGTGAAACTGAGTAACGGGAACGATTCATTGGAAATATGTAGAGTTCTTAATGGAATGTGGCAGACAAGTGGTGGTTGGGGGAGGATTGATCGAGACGACGCCGTTGAAGCTATGCTCCGGTATGCTGATTCCGGCTTATCTACCTTCGACATGGCTGATCACT ATGGGCCAGCTGAAGATCTATATGGGATTTTTATCAATCGAGTTCGTCGTGAGCGTCCACCAGAATTTTTGGAACAGGTCAGAGG TCTCACTAAGTGGGTGCCACCGCCAGTTAAGATGACAAGTAGCTTTGTAAGAGACAACATTAATGTGTCAAGGAAGAGAATGGACGTGGAATCCTTGGATATGCTTCAGTTCCATTG GTGGGATTATTCAAATTCAGGATACCTTGATGCACTAAAACACCTCACAGACTTGAAAGGAGAAG GTAAAATCAAAACTAtagctttaacaaattttgatacCGAGAGATTACAAATTATTCTTGAAAATGAGATTCCCATTGTGAGCAATCAG GTACAACATTCACTTGTTGATATGCGTCCCCAGCAGAAAATGGCAGAGCTTTGTCAGCTTACAGGAGTCAAACTGATAAC GTATGGGACAGTAATGGGTGGTCTGTTGTCTGAGAAGTTCCTTGACACCAACATAAACATCCCTTTTGCTGGACCTGCAATAAACACTCCATCCCTCTCAAAATACAAAAGG ATGGTGGATGCTTGGGGAGGATGGGGTTTGTTCCAAGGACTTCTTCGAACTCTTAAACAAGTATCTACTAAGCATGGTGTTTCCATTGCAACTGTTGCTGTGAAGTATATACTTGACCAG CCTGCTGTAGCAGGATCAATGGTTGGTGTAAGACTTGGCTTGTCAGAACATATACAAGACTGCAATGCTATCTTTTCACttgttcttgatgaagaagatgtaAACAGCATAAGGGAAGCAGCAGGGAAAGGCAAGGATCTTCTTAaagtgattggtgattgtggaGATGAGTACAGGCGTGCATGA
- the LOC25487536 gene encoding flagellar radial spoke protein 5 isoform X2 codes for MTGLLQHSLSKFTYYNSNRTPTRRGIVTREYKHLRPCQCVTTQEDNRRIVVSNGKDSLDITRVVNGMWQTSGGWGKIDRDEAVDSMLKYADAGLTTFDMADIYGPAEDLYGIFINRVRRERPPEFLEQVRGLTKWVPPPVKMTSSFVRDNINVSRKRMDVESLDMLQFHWWDYSNSGYLDALKHLTDLKGEGKIKTIALTNFDTERLQIILENEIPIVSNQVQHSLVDMRPQQKMAELCQLTGVKLITYGTVMGGLLSEKFLDTNINIPFAGPAINTPSLSKYKRMVDAWGGWGLFQGLLRTLKQVSTKHGVSIATVAVKYILDQPAVAGSMVGVRLGLSEHIQDCNAIFSLVLDEEDVNSIREAAGKGKDLLKVIGDCGDEYRRA; via the exons ATGACTGGGTTATTGCAGCATTCTCTGAGCAAATTCACTTATTACAATTCAAACAGAACACCAACAAGAAGAGGAATTGTAACAAGAGAATATAAGCATTTGAGACCATGTCAGTGTGTGACTACCCAGGAGGATAATCGGCGCATTGTGGTCAGTAATGGGAAAGATTCATTGGATATAACTCGGGTTGTGAATGGAATGTGGCAAACGAGTGGTGGATGGGGGAAAATTGATAGGGATGAGGCTGTTGATTCTATGCTTAAATACGCTGATGCTGGATTAACCACTTTTGATATGGCGGATATAT ATGGGCCAGCTGAAGATCTATATGGGATTTTTATCAATCGAGTTCGTCGTGAGCGTCCACCAGAATTTTTGGAACAGGTCAGAGG TCTCACTAAGTGGGTGCCACCGCCAGTTAAGATGACAAGTAGCTTTGTAAGAGACAACATTAATGTGTCAAGGAAGAGAATGGACGTGGAATCCTTGGATATGCTTCAGTTCCATTG GTGGGATTATTCAAATTCAGGATACCTTGATGCACTAAAACACCTCACAGACTTGAAAGGAGAAG GTAAAATCAAAACTAtagctttaacaaattttgatacCGAGAGATTACAAATTATTCTTGAAAATGAGATTCCCATTGTGAGCAATCAG GTACAACATTCACTTGTTGATATGCGTCCCCAGCAGAAAATGGCAGAGCTTTGTCAGCTTACAGGAGTCAAACTGATAAC GTATGGGACAGTAATGGGTGGTCTGTTGTCTGAGAAGTTCCTTGACACCAACATAAACATCCCTTTTGCTGGACCTGCAATAAACACTCCATCCCTCTCAAAATACAAAAGG ATGGTGGATGCTTGGGGAGGATGGGGTTTGTTCCAAGGACTTCTTCGAACTCTTAAACAAGTATCTACTAAGCATGGTGTTTCCATTGCAACTGTTGCTGTGAAGTATATACTTGACCAG CCTGCTGTAGCAGGATCAATGGTTGGTGTAAGACTTGGCTTGTCAGAACATATACAAGACTGCAATGCTATCTTTTCACttgttcttgatgaagaagatgtaAACAGCATAAGGGAAGCAGCAGGGAAAGGCAAGGATCTTCTTAaagtgattggtgattgtggaGATGAGTACAGGCGTGCATGA